The following are encoded in a window of Leptodactylus fuscus isolate aLepFus1 chromosome 9, aLepFus1.hap2, whole genome shotgun sequence genomic DNA:
- the LOC142217820 gene encoding defense protein l(2)34Fc-like isoform X1 translates to MSDCAIYLVGPGCFAKMDLPMRIYTLLLLVFFPIHSNGFPNGNVEKACETMIPQHGVDAQPSFSLYSLSFSSVNHTEGLGFIVTLRKHPITDDFKGFMIQARAPNGNKPQGRFIVSSSDAQTLTCTTQESAVSHTSPILKSNVSVLWLPTGKASTDLQFRATVVQSKNIIWTTVFSDIIPLAGLGSQLLAPALHHLLLCSAALIYALFAI, encoded by the exons atgtctgactgtgcaatctacctggtcggtcctggg TGTTTTGCTAAGATGGATCTTCCTATGAgaatctatacattactattgctcgTGTTTTTTCCCATACATTCCAATGGGTTTCCAAATGGAAACGTGGAAAAGGCTTGCGAGACCATGATACCCCAACACGGCGTGGACGCTCAGCCTTCTTTTTCTTTATACAGTCTCAGCTTCTCTAGTGTTAACCATACAGAGGGATTAGGATTCATAG TCACTCTTCGCAAACATCCCATTACTGACGACTTCAAAGGTTTCATGATTCAGGCTCGTGCACCCAATGGTAACAAACCCCAGGGCAGATTCATAGTCAGCAGCTCAGATGCCCAGACCCTGACCTGTACTACTCAGGAG AGTGCGGTGTCTCACACATCTCCCATCTTGAAGTCAAATGTGTCAGTGCTCTGGCTTCCTACGGGAAAAGCCTCTACAGACTTACAGTTCAg GGCTACAGTGGTGCAATCTAAGAACATAATTTGGACAACCGTCTTTAGCGATATCATCCCACTTGCTGGTCTAGGATCTCAACTCTTG GCTCCCGCCTTACACCACCTTCTACTCTGCAGCGCTGCGCTCATTTATGCTCTGTTCGCCATCTGA
- the LOC142217820 gene encoding putative ferric-chelate reductase 1 isoform X2 — translation MDLPMRIYTLLLLVFFPIHSNGFPNGNVEKACETMIPQHGVDAQPSFSLYSLSFSSVNHTEGLGFIVTLRKHPITDDFKGFMIQARAPNGNKPQGRFIVSSSDAQTLTCTTQESAVSHTSPILKSNVSVLWLPTGKASTDLQFRATVVQSKNIIWTTVFSDIIPLAGLGSQLLAPALHHLLLCSAALIYALFAI, via the exons ATGGATCTTCCTATGAgaatctatacattactattgctcgTGTTTTTTCCCATACATTCCAATGGGTTTCCAAATGGAAACGTGGAAAAGGCTTGCGAGACCATGATACCCCAACACGGCGTGGACGCTCAGCCTTCTTTTTCTTTATACAGTCTCAGCTTCTCTAGTGTTAACCATACAGAGGGATTAGGATTCATAG TCACTCTTCGCAAACATCCCATTACTGACGACTTCAAAGGTTTCATGATTCAGGCTCGTGCACCCAATGGTAACAAACCCCAGGGCAGATTCATAGTCAGCAGCTCAGATGCCCAGACCCTGACCTGTACTACTCAGGAG AGTGCGGTGTCTCACACATCTCCCATCTTGAAGTCAAATGTGTCAGTGCTCTGGCTTCCTACGGGAAAAGCCTCTACAGACTTACAGTTCAg GGCTACAGTGGTGCAATCTAAGAACATAATTTGGACAACCGTCTTTAGCGATATCATCCCACTTGCTGGTCTAGGATCTCAACTCTTG GCTCCCGCCTTACACCACCTTCTACTCTGCAGCGCTGCGCTCATTTATGCTCTGTTCGCCATCTGA